The DNA region CAACTTTGTCATGTTCcagcattttacttttttgaGTAGCAAACTATGTTTCTAACATTAGCTAACAGAAGCTATTTTGGTGGTGATTGCATTGGTGCAAGGTCCTATAGGTGAAGAATGCAGTGAGTAAATTTGATGGCCAAAAGTAGACCTTTAGGTGATCTTTGTTCTATTTATCATGCCATGAACAaacatttttctattaattCTATAAAATGCATGATGACATTTACTGTTACCATTCTTTTTACAGTCAGTACTGCTGCATTTGGTGAATTTTAAGTACATAAGAGATAATTACATTCATCTCATATGATTGCTCTGAAAGGTCAGCATACAGGACAATCAATTTTGGGTAACAAAATGTTGTGCACATAATCCAGCATTGGGTATTCATTTTTCAGTGGAAGAAATCAATCTGGGAAATCagcagaatcatggaatattctgagctggaagggacccacaacTGAGTACGTTATTTGAAGTAATTTCTGTGTTATCTGTAAGTTCTTTGACTTTAAGAATGCTGCACAGActgttaaaaatgaaagtatGCTGGAAATTTACTCAGACAGAATATGGCCAGGGAAGGCTTTGACAAAGACAGCTAAGATTCATTTGCTCAGAAGTCATTGTAGGGGAGCAGGTATTCataattcttcactgaaatgtttttgctttaatccagcctggcttttcaGTCTTCCCACAATAGACCCAGACCTGTTTGTTCTAAGGGAGTGTTTCATCCCAGCCTTTTGTTCAAAGCTCAAAGACAGAGCAGGTTTCTTGACAGCTCTAATATGAGGCACTCTGTCTTTCTACAGTCTTTTTAatatcccaggaaaaaaaatgagcagtTTAATAGGAGTGTCTTTTTTAGCTATAAAGTTAGTTTTTGCTACTTGATTAAGTCTCTTCAGGTTGAattctgtgctgaaaggaaGTTACTAAGAAACTGTACTCCTTTCAGAGCTGACCTGAAAAGATCTGGTTACTCGATTCCAACATTATATGTCTTATGTGACGAACGAATAAAAGTCCCTGGAAGCAAGAGCTAAATGATCATCCAGTGgacaatttctttctttctcttctgcctttctgGGTCTGAAAAGTGCTCATCTTAGAAATGAGATCTTTTTGGGATCAATACTAGCACTGACTGTATTTTTACCCTGCTTGGTAAAACTAGATAGCTTTCTGTAATGTATCTAGTTTCTTGGCAAGCAGATACTAGtagccctgcagctcagcagtcTATCAGAGACAGTTTAAGTCAAGAAGGAAATGATTGCTCTGTTGGCCAGTTTGTGTAATTAATTTCCTTTGGACAATATGTAAGAATAATTACTGTGGAACTGTCCCAAGGCTCATCTAGTCTAGGATCTTGTTTCCATTAGTAGCTGTTAGCAGGGAAGCCCAGGAACAGAGCTTGATTTCAGGATTAGCAACTAAACCATATAAGCTAATGCTTTTCAgatcacattttgaaaatttgcaTTGCCCTGTGAAGAGATGATTGTGCCTCAAGAATTTGAGAAACTTCTGATTATTCTCTTTACCAGAGCTCTCCTTGAAGAAATGGTATCACCAAAGAAGTACTATTACTATCACAGAAAAGGAATAACAGTGTAACTGTTAGTAAAATAACTTACATTAAGGGTATTCATTATTTACATAAACACATATTGTGACGCTACTGAGCATTGCTATACTTCATGAGTCTCAGCTGAGAGATGTGAGAGGTATCAGAGTGCTGTCTGCTGCAACTTGAGGCCCAGGTTACAGCCTGGTTTTCTGCTTGCTGTAGCTCCCTTGCCACTTGGAGTCAGTCTGATTTTGTCACTGAGATGGCAGCTGAAGTGGCGGTAATGCTAGAACATCTGGCCCTTCTGCTGGTTCTCCTTTTTCCCCACCGTGTTTGCAGTTGGCAGGCATGCTATAGTCAGGCAGGTGCACTACGAGGAAGCACATGTGGAACAAAGCAGGATAAAAGGAGGTGCAACAAACCCcaattttgctttccagagaGGAGCTTGGGGTGAGCAGGTGGTGCCACTGAACTGTtggtggaggaggagggctCTAGCAGAAAGAGGCAATGCAAAGCAAGTCACAGACTAGTGTTTCAGCATGCAGCTTCAGTGTGCAGTTTTGGCATATTGCCTTCCTGTGCTGAAAGAGCAAACTTGTCTAACAGCACCATCTGGCGAGTCCTGCAATGGAGTAGCTAGAGGATCAGAAGTAGCCTGTATCGCAAGGTCCTGTTCCTCGCATTTGGACTtgtagaatcatttaggttggaaaagacctttaagatcatgaAGTCCAGCTGTTAATCCAACAATGCCTAGTCCACAACTAAGGCAATGATATAATGTAATCTATTCAGTAGATGTATAAatatgtgtatacatatatagatCTTCAGCAGCTCTATGAGAAGGTTATTCTATGGGCTTTTCAACAGCTGCTTTCTGCCTCAGCTGAAGTTCATCAAAAATCACAGAGGACCTTGTTGGGTTAAAAAAATTGTGCTTTAAGGGAATGTGAGTTTAATCTGGGCTAAAATCACCTTAACTGCAGAATGCAATTGGAAATGGTAAATGGTTGTTTACATGAAAATAGAATTATACATGCCCAACAAGAGAAGTGCAGAAATAAAGGGCACTGTTTACAGAGAAAGTGGTGCATTTGGCCTTATGTACTGGAAGCCACCCAAGAGAATACTTCTACAGATGCTGTATTTTGTTGTGTCATGATGCTTTTCCTTTGATGTCTACATGTGTATATATTCCTTAGAAACACTCCAACTTTTCTAAAAGgatagaaaattaattttaaatatagaaaactGGTATCTACTAAGTGTTTTACTTCGGTATGGCACCTTTTTTGCAATTTCTGTCATAATGAAGTGTAGGGAAATGCTTCATCTGTAGTcatttgatgttatttttagCACTTGAGTCTGATTAGTTCAGACACATATTGTGGACTAATACTCACATTATCTGTTTTTTCATTGGCACAGTGTTGTCTGCAACACTACTTGCATGGGAACTGGAGCAAGTAGAGGTCTGAGAGAGTCAAGGCAAAAGTAGATGTTAAAAACAGCTTTTGGCTTTTATTCCTCAGTCTCCCACATTCTGCTAATAACATGTAAAGAGCAGTTAGTGTTGCAGCTCTGAAGCATGATTAGAGTGGAGCAACAGTTCTGCATAGCTAAAGTAGAAACacattaattctttaaaaagcatAATTGAGTCTCTGAAAGCTACATAATAAGTGAGACTGCAAGGAGCTGCAGAATGCAGTCTTAGTGTAGATAATGACTCACGTTTTGCACTCAAGAAGAAGATCCGAGATAGTTGTGTCTGGCTGACTTTCAGGCACAGAACCTGTTtcaagaaaaatctttcagttAGCAAATGCAACTTCAGCTTTGACTTCAGCTTAGATTCTTTCATCCCCTCTGTTTGGTGAAGTGTCAATGCAGGCTGCTGGATTCCTGGTGATcctcacagcacagggaaactTGTAGATGCTTCTGGAGATGTAATATGtaaaaattcagtatttgaaCAAGGCAGATTTTATCTATGAAGAATGGCCAAGCTGAACTAAACTAAGGATCGATCTATCTGCTCTTGTGCCTGAGAGTAGCAAGTAGTGGACTGCTAAGGAGGAAGTAATGCATTAAGCCTTGTTTCTTGTAGTGTGTCACCGCAATACAGGCGTATACCATGGGCTATCCATGGTTTAGGGAATTGCTAAGCCATGGGCTGTAGCCTCATTTTTGCCTTTAACAGTCCTTGGAAGGCTTTTCTTCCCTTACTTTAAATCGATGTAATTATTTGTTGAACTCCTGTATACTTTTGCTGCCACAGAATTTTGAAGCAGagtttcacatttttaatatgCAGTGTACATAAAGGTTTTGTAATGGGTGATCATTTAATTCAATTCAATTTATTATGTCAAATGAATATGTATCTATATTTACTAGTCTGCATGATTTTCTTTCAAGAGTTCAGAGTGTGTTGAAAAATGTATCTTTCActgtaacaagaaaaaaattgtaattgaAAATTGTAAATGGAGCTAGATAACAAATAGGTACATGTAGAACTTCTGAGGTGATCTGCATACATGAGGACTCTTACTTTCCTAAAACCTTGCCTGCTAGCATTTACTGCTGCTTGCAAGTGGAATCTGCCGGAGAGCACAAAAGGGTAGGTGCCAAAAATctagtaaaaagaaaaatgacgCACTGGGGGGGAGGGGAGTGCATGTGTCTTGAACTTTGACTGCAAAGTAAAGCAGAAATCCACTTGGGGTTGCCATGCCTAAGATTTTCTAGGAGTTATATGCAGACAAATCTAACTCCCAAACTGGTAGTTCCTGAATGCAAACTCAGGGTATTCAGTCTTGGGGTGTATGCACTCCAGACCAAAGATATGTGTCAgcagctttttcattttatcatcTGTGGTCGGGTGTGGCTTCAGGTTGTGAGTTTTCATCCATCTTCTGCCTTCTGTGGTTTGGAAAATAGAGGGTTGTGGACAAGCACCAATTGGTATAGCATCCTATGGCCACTGTAGGGTACAGCACTCACATTAGATAAgattcttttcatttcagcacCCACAGCTACCAATGTTTGCATCCACTCCTTTTAGGGGATAGAAATCCTTGTAATGGGAaattgaaacagaaatacagttGAGGGagtcagaaatttttttcttctttttttttttagtgcaatGTTTACCAGTGTTCAATTTGAGGGCCTTGTGTattttgtagttttgttttgtttttttgtaatCCAAGGGTTGAGCTGCATCAACCCAAGGTTTTCTTCAACATTAAACATTTACTTATTTCTGCAGTGATCTTACTATCACAcattacttcctttttttttcccagcagctgtcACCTGCAGTGATCATCCCCAAGTGCAACTGATTAAGGAAGCAGTTAATGCCACATACATACATGCACATTTGAAGAAAGGTTTTGCTAATGCAAGAGTTTGTATTGTCTAAGTTGTATTGTTATTGTGCCACAGGAGCAATGGTTCACCAgtatttcccttctctttttcagcttttttcatTGCCCTTCCTCAGTGAAAATGGCAAGGATTCGGATTCCTAGCACaattgttataatttttgtTACAGTTCAGACTGGATTCTTACTCTTCATGTATGCTCGGTACAGTAGCTTCATGCCTCAGTCTGAGGAGAAACCATCGCAAGTCCACATACTTATTCTCTCCTCTTGGCGGTCAGGATCTTCTTTTGTTGGTCAGCTTTTCAGCCAGCACCCCAGTGTCTTCTACCTGATGGAGCCTGCATGGCATGTGTGGGTTACAATGTACCAGAACAGTGCCAAAGTCTTACACATGGCAGTGCGGGACTTAGTCAGGTCGGTCTTTCTGTGTGACATGTCTGTGTTTGATGCTTACATGCCTTGGAAAAGAAACTTATCCGATCTTTTCCAGTGGGCAGCAAGTCGGGCTCTGTGTTCAGCTCCTGCTTGTGACTCTTTTCAACGAACTGACATAACCAGTGAATTGGCATGCAAGACTCTTTGTGGACGGTATCCATTCAGCAAGGTGGAGGAAGCCTGTAAAACTTACAGCCATGTTGTCATCAAGGAAGTTAGATTCTTTGACTTGAAGGTCCTCTACCCCCTCCTCACTGATCCGTCCCTGAATCTCAAAATTATTCACTTGGTACGTGACCCCAGGGCAGTTGTTAAGTCAAGGGAACAATCCGTGAAAGCATTAGCCCGTGACAATGGAATTGTCTTGAGTACCAATGGCACTAAAGTGGAAGATAGCAAATACAAAGTAATGCAAGAGGTTTGTAGAAGTCATGTTCAGATTTATGAAACAGCTACTCTAAAACCACCTAATTTCCTGAAAGATCGCTATTTAATGGTCCGTTTTGAAGATCTGGTAAGAGATCCATTATCTGAAATCTCAGAAATGTATAAATTTGCAGATCTTAGTTTGACTCCCAGGCTCAAAAGCTGGATCTATAATATCACACATGGACAGGgaccggggaaaaaaaaagaagccttcAAAATAACATCCCGAGATGCAGTTAGTGTTTCACAGGCCTGGAGAAATgttctttcctttcagaaagTTAAGAAAATACAGGAAGTTTGCAAAGGTGCTATAAACATTCTTGGTTATCAGCTAGTGgattcagaaaaagaacaaagagatcTGACATTGGATTTGGTGTTGCCAAGACGACAAAACCAATTCAGTTGGTCATCATTTAATCCAAAGCACTGAGACATTTTTGAGAAATCTGGGGAGGTGGGGCAGGGTAGTTGTTTATTTCTATACTGTGCAGCATATAGTAATTGGAAAATCCTTGGCTGATGAGTTTATCTTTTCGTCTACTCCTTTTCTGTTAATGtaagaaggttttttttccatgagttttttacatattaaaaaaaaaaaaagacagcaaaatacTTGGTCAGCCTGTtactgtgctgctcacagcattGTTTTAAGAATATAATTTCAGCACTTTGTATTAAAAGATGGATTCTCAAAGATGTCTTTATTGATAAtacttcacttcttttttttcatgctttaagTATTTAAGAATCAGAGTTCTTTATTTGTATATATGGAACAAAGTATATACTAAATTCCTTCACTTGACttgcttttttaaagttgttttgcagttctgtatttttttcagacGTCTTTTGATGTTTTAGATCTTAACATAGAAGTTTCCCAAAAGGTGGGGCAACTGCAGTAGCTGTGTTGTAAAAGGTTTAAATGGAAACTTCATTTATTGATAGATTTCTTAGCGGTTTCCTTGGAATGGCAATGTTTATAATCAGATACTTGAATGTGATGTTTGCTTGGAGTGCAAAAACCAAAGGATATGAAGAAACTTTCAGTGGAATCACAGTGGAAATAACGTTTTAATGCTGTCCCTGTTATGTTCTAATACTGTGACACAGAATAAGTGCATGCTTGCTCCTGCCACCGCACTCCCTACCGTTATCCTCTCTCTGTAGAGCTATAAGCAATTTATGAAGATCACTGAGAAATTTAGTAAGCCTCGAAAATTTGCCTGTCGGTTATATTGCTGCATGGAAGTGATCCGTTCAACTTCGATAGCAGAGACAGATGCTCGTGTGCGGTTAATGCTCGGTGCCGCGACCGAGAAACCCGCGGGGCTCCGGCGAGGCTCCAGCCGCAGCCGGCGGCTGTCCCCGGCCGTAGGGCCCCGCCGCTGGGTGTGCAGCGCGCCCGGGGCGCTTTGGAGACGTCGCCGGTGCCCGCTGTTGACCGGAGCTCCAGGTGGGAAACCCGTAGTGGCGCTTTCCGTGGCTGCGCGCTGCCTCACGCTGCTACTGCTACTTGAAGGTGGGCGGTGAACGGGCGACCGCGTGGCGAGTCCGGAGGAAGACCCGAGGAGGGCGACGATGCCTGTtgggggcggcggggctggcggGGTCCGCGGCACAAGCAGCGGGCGACGGGGGCTGACTACGAGCCGAGCGGTGCAGGCGGCAGTGCCGTGCGGGAGCGGGCAGTGGGGGTTGCCCGAGGACGGCGCCGGGCCGAAGCGGGTGGCAAAGATGTGGTGAAAAGTTTGGTACATCAATCCAGTTTCTGGACATGGTAGGGAAGACGCACCTTTTGATAAAACAtgaaacactgtattttttattctttgtgttTGTCTGTGCTCCCATTCTGATCACCCCTTGAATTATTACTTTTCAAAAAGATATCTAGGAGAgaaattgtgggtttttttcaaggaGAGCCATAATTTTCATCTGTTTAAGATGCACCAGTGTGTTTTAAGCCCTGAAAACACACGGAAGGCTCCAGAGTTTGTAGTGCAGTTTTCTGGAGCACTGATTTATTCTATATGACAGTAACCATACCCTGAGGTACCAGGTAGGTTCAATACCAGCAGTAGGAGAAGCAGACCTGAAAGATGCTTTGGGTGCAGCCCAGCCAGGTTTTAGGCAGTCTGCAAAGTCTGGCCTTGCACTACAAACTGGTCTGCTGTTGCCAtctgctggaaaaatccctCATGGATATTTCCAAAGGTGGGGAGGAGTATCTGCTCCTGTTACAGAAATACTGGGGGCTTTTTCCCCTCTAGCTCTGTGTGATCTGGCCAAGAACAGCAGGTGCACCAGGCTGTTACCACtctctgcacagtgaaacaccTTCAGCCAAGGTCAATGTAAGAGCAAAACCAATATTCCAACAAAAGCCTGCTACTAGAGAGgcaaaaaattatctttgcaaAGGAATtcatccttctcctcccttAAAACTCTCCTGTTTTGTCACACCATAGACCtctttgggttggaagtgaccttaaaaaCGACCTAGTTCCACCCaccctgtcctgggcagggacaccttccccttgGCCAGGTTGCTTTGCTGTGCCCCCAGATCTGTCACCTGAGCTGAGCAATCCCCATTCCACGCGTTCCCACAAAGACCACACGGACTTTGACACATGGAGAAGTCCTAAAGATCCTGTTCATCCCAACACATCAAATCTAGAATTTATCTCTTTCTACACTGTCTGCACTTATTTCTTTCTCAAACTGTCACgcccataaaaatatttctgtggccTACTCCTATGGGATTATCAGGGATATTGGCTatcattcccttttccctcagaTATCTTTCCTTCGTAACAGGAGCTTTCaaaattctttccttctcttaaaAACTCTGCGGCTCATCATTCTGTAGAAGGTAAGAGCACATAGTATTGTGGGACAGGGGAATCCCTTCTCGCTCGCAAGCAGCCCTAAGCCATACAGGCTGCTGTTTGCCACAGGCATGCTTAGCTCCGTGTCATCAGGCCCCAGTCTAATCTGCGAGGTGTAATTGCCAGGGCATTAAATCCTTTGCTGGTGGCTGATCACCCCCAGCCAGGTGGATTACACGGCCAGGAGCTGGTGCTCACAAAGGCAGGGAGGGTTtagcggctgctgctgctgctgctgctgctgctgacagggctTTAAAGTGTCCTGCTCAAAGGAGGAGTCAATGGGGTGGGACTCCTCCCCCAGCAGAGGTGCGAATAGCAGGACCCGTGGCTGTGCTGTCTCTAAGCTGCTCTTACACTGCCTAAAATCTGTCCTGCAGTGTGCCTTGGAATTCCAGACCAAGGGATGTGTAGGGCATAGAGCCTGGCCAGGGGTGACTGtttcaggcagcacagggaattGGTGCCACTTTGCCTGGTGGAGAAGGTGTGACAGTGAGTTAGCCCAGACCCAAGGCACCACTGGCTGTAGCCACTGGCCTC from Motacilla alba alba isolate MOTALB_02 chromosome 11, Motacilla_alba_V1.0_pri, whole genome shotgun sequence includes:
- the LOC119705430 gene encoding carbohydrate sulfotransferase 5-like, which encodes MARIRIPSTIVIIFVTVQTGFLLFMYARYSSFMPQSEEKPSQVHILILSSWRSGSSFVGQLFSQHPSVFYLMEPAWHVWVTMYQNSAKVLHMAVRDLVRSVFLCDMSVFDAYMPWKRNLSDLFQWAASRALCSAPACDSFQRTDITSELACKTLCGRYPFSKVEEACKTYSHVVIKEVRFFDLKVLYPLLTDPSLNLKIIHLVRDPRAVVKSREQSVKALARDNGIVLSTNGTKVEDSKYKVMQEVCRSHVQIYETATLKPPNFLKDRYLMVRFEDLVRDPLSEISEMYKFADLSLTPRLKSWIYNITHGQGPGKKKEAFKITSRDAVSVSQAWRNVLSFQKVKKIQEVCKGAINILGYQLVDSEKEQRDLTLDLVLPRRQNQFSWSSFNPKH